The genomic segment GCAGGTATGTTTTTGCTCATTGTATTATTCTTTAAAGGCAGTGCCGATGCAGTAATTGGAATGGTACTTAAAATAGGTTCTATCACCTACGGTCCGCTCTTAGGTATGTTTGCCTTTGGCATGATTAGCAAAAAGAAATTACAAGACAGCTATATGCCTTGGATTGCGATCATATCTCCCTTGCTGGTAGCTGGAATTTGTATATATATATATTACTTGCGAAATATAGATTTCAAATTAGAAAACTTATTCTCTTTGGCACAAATATGGAAGATGGTTTTCTCGGTAGTAGGCACTGAAATAATTGTATATATAGCAGCTACCTGTTATTTTATGATGTGGTTTTTCTCAGACGGGAAGCAGAGTGAAAAGGTTGTGGTGGTTGAGGGGTTGTAGAGTTTTTCCATTTGGCTTTTATCACCTCAACCCCTTCTCCTTCTCCCAAGGAGAAGCCCCGATAGCTGCAGAGGAGATACCCATCGCATTAAATCTAAATTGCTGCGTAATATTTTAAGTCTCGCAAAACTGTAACCCCACAGCTATCGGGGTATCTCCAGCAGAGAGACCCGCCGCGGCGGGAGAGAGCGGGGCTCCCGCCCGCACCCCATACATCATCGGAATTTTATTCCTTAAATGTTTTATTACATAATTTCCATCTGCTGTTTTTTCTGTATGTTTAAAACAGTTATAGTGCGAGAAATCATATTCATTAAATACTTCTATTTTTAATCCTGCTTGTATTAAAGCATTCAGTACTTCGCTCAAATCGTGGTTCCAACCGTAGGAAAGATTTTTGATATCTGCATTGTGGTCTGCATAGCTACCAGATTCTTCTTCAATAATAGTTTCTTTATTAAAATAGGAGTATTGTATGTATTTAAATTCATCATCGAACATCCATACCACAGGATGAAAGTCGACCAAAATAAATAGTCCACTAGGCTTTAAAAAGTGTGCAATAATATTGGCCCATTTCGTCATATCGGGCAACCAACCTATGGTACCATAAGTAGTATATATAATATCGTATTTGCCTTGTAAATTATTGGGTAAATCATATATATCGCTACATACAAATTTTGCCTGGAGTTGTGTTTGCTCGGCAAGTTTTTCTGCTTCTTGTATAGCTTTTGGTGATAAATCTACGCCTGTTACTTCTGCTCCCAATCTTGCCAATGACATGGTATCCAACCCGAAGTGACATTGTAAGTGTAATAATGATTTGCCTGTTATATCGCCCAATAAATCTAGCTCGGTTTTGTTTAAAGTACTATTGCCATTTAAAAAAGCAGGTACATTGTAAAACTCGGTTTTGAGATGTGCTTCTGTTCTTTTATCCCAAAGCTCACGATTGATTTTTATATACTCGGGTTCCATCATTTTTTTATCTCTTTCATGATGTCATTCATCATATCTATTTGCATTTGTTGTATCTCAATGAGTTCTTGTTGCTGGTGCATGATAAGGTGGTCAATTTTTTCGTGCAGCATACGTATTTCCAATTCCGATTTCAAGTTTATCATATAATCTTTTTTCGAACGCTGTCTGTCTTTTTGCTCTTGCCTGTTCTGGCTCATCATAATAACGGGAGCTTGCAGGGCTGCCAAACAGGAGAGTATCAAGTTTAATAATATAAATGGATATGGATCGAAGGGCTTGGCAACCATAATAAATATATTGATGCATATCCAGATAAAAATAAATACACCAAACATAATAATAAATCTCCAACTACCTCCAAAGGAAGCAATCTTATCAGCGAGTCTTTGCCCAAGGGTAAGTGCAGGACCCTCATCGCTCTCGTCCATTTTATCGCTGAGTGTAGTATGCTTACGCATATTATTCAAAACGGTTTCCTCCATTTCTGTTAGGATGCCCGTTTCGCCCTGCAAATAATATTCTATATATTTTTGTCGGTAGTCATTTAGTTCACTGAGGGATATATAATTTTTTTCATTAAAATCGGGATGTTCATTTTGTATCATACTAAACAAACTTTTCCTTAAAGTCTTTGCTGAAACTCTTTCATTGGCAGGGAAGTCAATTCCAGAAATATCACTTTTAAAGTTTGCCATAATTATTATATATATTAAATGAGACCCTGAATCCCGATAGCTGCGGCACAGGGCGACGCTGACGACTGATTATAATCCTTTGCCCGCTGCAATAATTTCTGCGATATCAAGCACGGCAATTTGGTCTTCTTTTTCCACATGTTTTATTCCATCGGTAAGCATCGTATTGCAAAACGGGCAAGCTGCAGCAACTATCGTGGCACCCGTTTCTAAAATATCATCGGTGCGTTCAATATTAATTTCTTTATTACCCTTTTCTGCTTCTTTGAACATTTGAGCACCACCAGCACCGCAGCATAAGCCATTGGTTTTGCAGCGTTTCATTTCTACCAATTCCGCATCAAGTTTTTCCATCAACATTCGTGGGGCTTCATATATACCATTTGCACGACCTAGATAACAAGAATCGTGATAGGTTATTTTTTTACCTTTGAATTCTCCTCCTTCAATAGCAAGTCTGCCATCATCCAACAATTGCTGCAAGTATTGAGCATGATGTATTACATTATAATTCCCGCCCAAACTCGGGTATTCATTTTTGAGGGTATTAAAACAATGCGGACAAGTGGTTACTATATTTTTTATTTCGTAAGCATTTAGTACTTCTATGTTTTGCATGGCCAACATCTGAAATAAAAATTCATTGCCCGCTCTTTTTGCAGGGTCGCCCGTACATGATTCTTCGGTACCTAATATGGCAAACTTTACCCCTACGTGATTTAAAATCTTAGCAAAAGCCTTAGATACTTTTTGTGCACGTTGGTCGAAACTGCCCGCACACCCCACCCAAAAAAGCACCTCGGGTGTTTCGCCCTGGGCCATCATTTCACTAAGCAAAGGAATATTTTCCATAATCAAAACTGCTTTTTATTTTGCGATGCAAACATAA from the Bacteroidota bacterium genome contains:
- a CDS encoding (Fe-S)-binding protein; this encodes MENIPLLSEMMAQGETPEVLFWVGCAGSFDQRAQKVSKAFAKILNHVGVKFAILGTEESCTGDPAKRAGNEFLFQMLAMQNIEVLNAYEIKNIVTTCPHCFNTLKNEYPSLGGNYNVIHHAQYLQQLLDDGRLAIEGGEFKGKKITYHDSCYLGRANGIYEAPRMLMEKLDAELVEMKRCKTNGLCCGAGGAQMFKEAEKGNKEINIERTDDILETGATIVAAACPFCNTMLTDGIKHVEKEDQIAVLDIAEIIAAGKGL
- a CDS encoding DUF1003 domain-containing protein, with translation MANFKSDISGIDFPANERVSAKTLRKSLFSMIQNEHPDFNEKNYISLSELNDYRQKYIEYYLQGETGILTEMEETVLNNMRKHTTLSDKMDESDEGPALTLGQRLADKIASFGGSWRFIIMFGVFIFIWICINIFIMVAKPFDPYPFILLNLILSCLAALQAPVIMMSQNRQEQKDRQRSKKDYMINLKSELEIRMLHEKIDHLIMHQQQELIEIQQMQIDMMNDIMKEIKK
- a CDS encoding class I SAM-dependent methyltransferase; amino-acid sequence: MMEPEYIKINRELWDKRTEAHLKTEFYNVPAFLNGNSTLNKTELDLLGDITGKSLLHLQCHFGLDTMSLARLGAEVTGVDLSPKAIQEAEKLAEQTQLQAKFVCSDIYDLPNNLQGKYDIIYTTYGTIGWLPDMTKWANIIAHFLKPSGLFILVDFHPVVWMFDDEFKYIQYSYFNKETIIEEESGSYADHNADIKNLSYGWNHDLSEVLNALIQAGLKIEVFNEYDFSHYNCFKHTEKTADGNYVIKHLRNKIPMMYGVRAGAPLSPAAAGLSAGDTPIAVGLQFCET